A stretch of Sporomusaceae bacterium DNA encodes these proteins:
- a CDS encoding putative peptidoglycan glycosyltransferase FtsW translates to MRRVPVPWASPGEAVFYIVLMLFAIGTINVFSASFVLAGQLLNDSYFFLKRHMVAFMIGMIGLAVAARFDYRRLVKFLPLIVLAVLAMLVAVHFGGIDANGARRWLKLGVKFQPSEFAKIAAILMTAAYIGPRLEKGRPVTIFSWPVIVTGIMGFLVLRQPDMGTAVVIVGLCLILYLPSGIPKRQVYGLMFCGAMGTVYLVYAAAYRAERILAWLDPWSYEQTSGYQTVQALMAIGSGSLFGTGLGMGASKFHYLPEAHTDFAFAVLCQEMGFAGALLVLVLYALLAWYGIKITLQARDGFGMLVAAGATFLVVGQAVGNIAMVSGLLPVTGVPLPFISFGGTSLVVNLLAIGLLISVGRLGGKAPAPAEGGTENGTDKESVRLKLVNRRLGRK, encoded by the coding sequence GTGCGCAGGGTGCCTGTTCCGTGGGCCAGCCCCGGCGAGGCGGTTTTTTATATTGTGCTGATGTTGTTCGCCATCGGCACGATTAACGTGTTCAGCGCCAGCTTCGTCTTGGCCGGACAGCTTTTGAACGACAGCTATTTTTTTCTGAAAAGGCACATGGTGGCTTTTATGATCGGGATGATCGGCCTGGCGGTCGCCGCGCGCTTTGATTACCGCCGGCTGGTGAAGTTTTTGCCGCTGATCGTGCTGGCGGTGCTGGCGATGCTGGTGGCGGTGCATTTTGGCGGCATCGACGCCAATGGCGCCAGGCGGTGGCTGAAGCTGGGGGTTAAGTTCCAGCCTTCGGAGTTTGCCAAGATTGCCGCGATCCTGATGACGGCCGCTTATATCGGGCCGCGCCTGGAGAAGGGCCGGCCGGTGACGATTTTTTCCTGGCCGGTGATTGTTACCGGGATAATGGGGTTCCTCGTTCTGCGGCAGCCTGATATGGGCACGGCGGTGGTTATCGTCGGCCTGTGCCTGATCCTGTATTTGCCTAGCGGTATTCCCAAGCGCCAGGTTTACGGCCTGATGTTCTGCGGCGCTATGGGGACGGTGTACCTGGTTTATGCGGCCGCGTACCGGGCCGAACGCATTTTGGCCTGGCTCGACCCCTGGTCTTACGAGCAGACGAGCGGCTACCAGACCGTCCAGGCGCTCATGGCGATCGGGTCGGGTAGTTTGTTCGGCACCGGGCTGGGGATGGGGGCGAGCAAGTTTCACTATCTGCCTGAGGCTCATACAGATTTTGCGTTTGCGGTGCTGTGCCAGGAGATGGGGTTCGCGGGCGCGTTGCTGGTGTTGGTGCTGTACGCGCTGCTGGCCTGGTACGGCATCAAGATCACGCTGCAGGCCCGCGACGGGTTCGGGATGCTTGTGGCCGCCGGGGCGACTTTTCTCGTCGTCGGCCAGGCGGTGGGCAATATCGCGATGGTGTCCGGCCTGCTGCCGGTGACGGGGGTGCCGCTGCCTTTCATTAGTTTCGGGGGTACGTCGCTGGTGGTCAATCTGCTGGCGATCGGTCTGCTGATAAGCGTCGGTCGTCTGGGCGGGAAGGCGCCCGCGCCGGCCGAAGGCGGCACGGAGAACGGCACAGATAAAGAGAGCGTTCGCCTGAAGCTGGTCAACCGCCGGCTGGGCAGGAAGTAG
- a CDS encoding PspC domain-containing protein encodes MLWLIRVGAYALSGAIVWSLLQDAAGPAGYFPGGRHLALDADNGLVFGVCAGLGKYTGFDTTFIRLGWALACFYRGAGIALYLLAFLLMPMS; translated from the coding sequence ATGTTGTGGCTTATCCGCGTGGGGGCTTATGCCCTGAGCGGCGCCATAGTCTGGAGTCTGTTGCAGGACGCGGCGGGACCGGCCGGGTATTTTCCCGGCGGTCGGCACCTGGCTCTCGATGCCGACAATGGGCTGGTTTTCGGGGTGTGCGCAGGCCTCGGCAAGTATACGGGATTTGACACGACGTTTATCCGGTTGGGCTGGGCGCTGGCCTGTTTTTACCGGGGCGCGGGGATCGCGCTGTATTTGCTGGCGTTTTTGCTGATGCCGATGAGTTAA
- a CDS encoding spore coat associated protein CotJA, whose amino-acid sequence MDKQTRPKWYEEAMAADVPALKKDKMMQMKDCMEDDMEQGMDCGMEGMNKMPMADEHPMPMNMLLAHAYVPWQCYDKAFSPREALMRGTLFPELWGVYPIPE is encoded by the coding sequence TTGGATAAACAGACCAGGCCCAAGTGGTACGAGGAAGCGATGGCGGCGGACGTGCCGGCGCTGAAGAAGGACAAGATGATGCAGATGAAGGACTGTATGGAGGACGATATGGAGCAGGGCATGGATTGCGGCATGGAAGGGATGAACAAGATGCCGATGGCCGATGAGCATCCTATGCCGATGAATATGCTGCTGGCTCACGCGTATGTTCCCTGGCAGTGCTACGACAAGGCTTTTTCGCCGCGCGAGGCGCTGATGCGGGGCACGCTGTTCCCCGAACTCTGGGGTGTGTATCCTATTCCTGAATAA
- a CDS encoding spore coat protein CotJB, with product MDCAKQAAMLKRLQEMEFVAVELNLYLDTHPCDEDAVNDYNCAVEVLKKMRKDYEAEFGPLFNFGWGGISGKPWQWAEGPWPWEI from the coding sequence ATGGATTGCGCAAAACAGGCCGCTATGCTGAAAAGGCTCCAGGAGATGGAGTTCGTGGCGGTGGAGCTTAACCTGTACCTGGACACCCATCCCTGCGATGAAGACGCGGTCAATGATTATAATTGCGCGGTGGAAGTCCTCAAGAAGATGAGGAAGGATTACGAGGCCGAGTTCGGCCCGCTGTTCAATTTCGGCTGGGGAGGAATCTCTGGGAAGCCATGGCAATGGGCTGAGGGGCCCTGGCCCTGGGAGATCTAA
- a CDS encoding manganese catalase family protein — protein sequence MWIYEKKMEHPVRVSCPDVKFAKMVITQYGGPDGELSASLRYLNQRYSMPTDNAKALLTDIGTEEMAHMEMIAALVFKLVDGASCEDFKEAGWEGQFVQHNHGLFWTDANGIPWSAKYIACLGDPITDLTEDMAAEQKARTTYEHLIACTDDECVKDTLRFLWEREVVHFQRFGEMLNTVQEWMANSKHCWMGHRTEK from the coding sequence ATGTGGATATATGAAAAGAAGATGGAGCATCCTGTGCGGGTAAGTTGCCCGGATGTGAAGTTCGCCAAGATGGTCATTACCCAGTACGGCGGCCCGGACGGCGAGCTGTCGGCGTCGCTGCGGTATCTGAATCAGCGTTATTCGATGCCTACCGATAACGCCAAGGCTCTTTTAACGGATATCGGCACGGAAGAGATGGCGCATATGGAGATGATCGCGGCGCTGGTGTTTAAGCTGGTGGACGGGGCGTCGTGCGAGGATTTCAAGGAGGCCGGCTGGGAGGGGCAGTTCGTGCAGCATAATCACGGCCTGTTCTGGACGGACGCGAACGGTATCCCCTGGTCGGCGAAGTATATCGCCTGCCTGGGCGACCCGATCACCGATCTGACGGAGGATATGGCGGCCGAGCAGAAGGCCCGTACTACGTATGAGCATCTTATCGCCTGCACGGACGACGAGTGTGTGAAGGATACACTCAGGTTCCTGTGGGAGCGGGAGGTGGTCCATTTTCAGCGGTTCGGCGAGATGCTGAATACGGTGCAGGAGTGGATGGCCAACAGCAAGCACTGCTGGATGGGACACCGGACGGAGAAGTAG